A region of Armatimonadota bacterium DNA encodes the following proteins:
- the wcaF gene encoding colanic acid biosynthesis acetyltransferase WcaF, producing MSGELDLTKSRTKWSKAILIKRILWGIVWRLLFRPSPRLFFDGWRIFWLRAFGAKIGQGVKINNTVKVLYPWELEIGDGSWVGWDVDIYNYAKVTIGRMAVVSQYSYLCTGTHDYEDPLFPLVFFPITIGDQAWVAAKCFVAPGVRVGNGTIIASGSVVTKDMPDWQICGGNPCKPIKERPPIRS from the coding sequence GTGAGCGGCGAACTCGACCTGACCAAAAGCCGGACCAAGTGGTCCAAAGCAATCCTGATCAAAAGGATTCTTTGGGGGATTGTTTGGCGGTTGTTATTCCGCCCCTCACCCCGGCTGTTCTTTGATGGGTGGCGGATTTTTTGGCTGCGAGCGTTTGGCGCCAAGATCGGCCAAGGTGTGAAGATCAACAACACGGTCAAGGTGCTTTATCCTTGGGAGCTGGAGATCGGAGATGGGAGTTGGGTGGGCTGGGACGTGGACATCTACAACTATGCGAAAGTGACGATTGGCCGGATGGCCGTCGTTTCTCAATATTCTTACCTGTGTACGGGCACCCACGACTACGAAGACCCCCTGTTTCCCCTCGTGTTCTTCCCGATCACGATCGGCGATCAGGCGTGGGTGGCAGCCAAATGTTTCGTCGCGCCCGGGGTGAGGGTCGGCAACGGGACGATCATCGCCAGCGGAAGCGTGGTGACCAAGGATATGCCGGATTGGCAGATCTGTGGCGGTAACCCGTGCAAGCCGATTAAGGAGCGACCGCCGATCCGGAGTTGA